The Methanobacterium sp. sequence AACTGTTTAAAACAATTTTTTCATCGTCTTGTTTTAATGCATGTCTTACGAAGCCTTCTATGTCCATTGGTTCACCTTTCAACAAAGTTTTAAAGTCAATTATTAGTTAAAACATAAATTTTCTTATTTCAAAGTTTCATCTGGCTATTCGGGTGGAATACATAAATGAATTTATATTTCTTTAACGAAGTTTTTTAGAATATTCAAACCCACTTCGCCACTTTTTTCTGGATGAAATTGGGTGGCAAATACATTATCCTTGCAAATAGCAGCTGTAACATCAATTCCGTAATCAGTAGTTGCAGCTATTATGCTTTCATCCTCTGGCTTGACATAATAAGAATGAACAAAATATACGTAATCATTACCAGTTTCTTTGAATATTGGACACTTATTTACAATTTTTAAATTATTCCAGCCCATATGGGGTATTTTGAGACCTTCAGGAAGACGTAAAACTTCTCCTTTAAACACATCAAGTCCTTTAATTCCTTCATCTTCCTGACTTTTAGTAAATAAGAGTTGTAACCCAAGACAGACTCCTAAAAATGGTTTTCCACTATTTATATAGTCATGAATTAGATCTTTATAATCTTCGAGGTGTTTCATAGCCCTTCCAAATGCTCCGACTCCAGGCAGGATAAGTGCATCGGCTTTTTCTATTTTATAGGGATCTCTGGTTATTGTTGCATCTACTCCGACTTTTAAAAAGCCGTTTCTAATACTTTTAAGATTTCCTGTCCCATAATCCATTATTGATATCATTTTCCTGAATAAAATAAAATTAAGCTGTTTTAGATTTATCCTTAGCAGCTCTTGTATATATGTCATTCAAACGTTTTGTATCGTCCAGGTGAGGTGTTGATACCTCATGAAGGATGGTATTTTCCATTGCAACAATTGAATGAGGTACTTCTGGTTCGATTCGAACGGTGTCATTTTTTGCAAAGTATTCTTTTCTATCTTCAAATTGAATGTAACCTTTACCGTTCAATATGTACATTGTTTCATCTTTTTCTTCATGAAGATGGAAGGAAGTGTGGAAACCTTCTCTTAAGAATAATTCTTTGGTCATGTATTGATCTGTGTAAATCAGGACTTTTTCATATCCCCATGGCTTATCTGTTCTGTTTTTATATTCTTTTCTTATTTCCTCAAGCTCTTTAGAAGTATCTATGGCCATCCAGAAAAGTCCATCTTCTTTATAATAACCAAGCTGATTTTCATTGGCTAACATTGGAAAAACAGTCTTTTCAATGTCTCCAACTTCAAAATCGCCAAAGTTAATCGCACCGTTTGAAAAATAAACTCCTCCATTTATGTAATAGTCAAGAAGAGGCTTTTCCTTAAATGAAACTAATTTATCTCCGCTTATTTCAACTATTCCATAGGGAGACATCATTTTAGTTATAAAGATTGAAAAGGGATAATCGGACCTTTCGCCCTGGCTGATCATTTT is a genomic window containing:
- the hisH gene encoding imidazole glycerol phosphate synthase subunit HisH; amino-acid sequence: MISIMDYGTGNLKSIRNGFLKVGVDATITRDPYKIEKADALILPGVGAFGRAMKHLEDYKDLIHDYINSGKPFLGVCLGLQLLFTKSQEDEGIKGLDVFKGEVLRLPEGLKIPHMGWNNLKIVNKCPIFKETGNDYVYFVHSYYVKPEDESIIAATTDYGIDVTAAICKDNVFATQFHPEKSGEVGLNILKNFVKEI
- a CDS encoding sugar phosphate nucleotidyltransferase — encoded protein: MSMTAGMILCGGFGKRLRPLTDNIPKPLIEIKDNYSILEDQNNYTILDKQIFDFKNSGVNRVLLLTGFLSDKIEERYGNDYNGMKIEYVIEDEPLGTLNAIKLGMDQIRDNEQCVIRNGDVVADLNIKKMISQGERSDYPFSIFITKMMSPYGIVEISGDKLVSFKEKPLLDYYINGGVYFSNGAINFGDFEVGDIEKTVFPMLANENQLGYYKEDGLFWMAIDTSKELEEIRKEYKNRTDKPWGYEKVLIYTDQYMTKELFLREGFHTSFHLHEEKDETMYILNGKGYIQFEDRKEYFAKNDTVRIEPEVPHSIVAMENTILHEVSTPHLDDTKRLNDIYTRAAKDKSKTA